One window of Chionomys nivalis chromosome 18, mChiNiv1.1, whole genome shotgun sequence genomic DNA carries:
- the LOC130889843 gene encoding 40S ribosomal protein S27-like: MPLAKDLLHPFPEEEKRKHKKKRLVQSPNSYFMDVKCPGCYKITTVFSHAQTVVLCVGCSTVLCQPTGGKARLTEGCSFRRKHH, from the coding sequence ATGCCTCTCGCAAAGGATCTCCTTCATCCCTttccagaggaggaaaagaggaaacacaagaaaaagcgCCTGGTGCAGAGCCCCAATTCCTACTTTATGGATGTGAAGTGCCCAGGATGCTATAAAATCACCACGGTCTTTAGCCATGCACAGACGGTAGTCCTGTGTGTCGGCTGCTCCACTGTCCTCTGTCAGCCTACAGGTGGGAAAGCAAGACTGACAGAAGGATGCTCCTTCAGGAGGAAGCATCACTGA